In Electrophorus electricus isolate fEleEle1 chromosome 12, fEleEle1.pri, whole genome shotgun sequence, a single window of DNA contains:
- the npas4a gene encoding neuronal PAS domain-containing protein 4A: MYRSTKGASKARRDQINAEIRNLRDLLPISEADKARLSYLHIMSLACMYTRKSVFFYQDVAAASGIEESARFLSFHELSEFVQAMPGFLMLLTAEGKLLYLSDSVSEHLGHSMVDLVAQGDSVFDIIDPTDHFIMRSNLVPPTSPDTDRLFRCRFNTSKSVRRQSAGNKLVLIRARCLSPPPDQASPGTYWTSNPVWVCFCAPLEPHPPRPGTAAEQPLPLSLESSFLLPCFRSQHSRDMRLQEAQDSVSVYLGMDVATLCSRSWYSLLHPQDLTHASTQHCSLLREGGEGRAEMVVRVEASDHSWVWLYMVLQLETGENPISSNNYIISESEAWSVRQQLSSEETQLSGVLSTSTSQQETLSLQSPETLSSPDQVFTPGSSGLSAQSFDFSTAVCSAGSTEEQAGSSAMEPMPLESGPRSSLSSLEEETFFQQPPSEPVDRPSAASSPDTVATVSDLDFLTQNILLPPAFQVDPPLPALPLPLPPVPTSQSQQTKEFVCTPPYTPQLGSSSFPFGEPLFSFDPTGATTPPPLVPTATVTTTAAPSLSPSAPSNPQGSPAPPTTTLSTLLPLTLPAPSTEILFPVEPCSGALYEKLPPTPDSPGDGDCTVMTLPEVRGPLYVDVPHGPLPYPPEGLLTPEASPGKQSNLSFFTLEREREKDRTEISLLAQHISTLAEGFYLDPLLSKLLPSSISPQSPSPSLDSEGLETVPRLGEFYPVKSWRGLDLPLFPDDDSLFEESVLESLLQDLSSPSLSPTPSSPSSAPSSPLTPECWRPTLHFDGVSVVSAGHFCSVQSARCNHAAGCGATMSPVDAGDMADVKLAGEVAMETEAVSSPVSTGIPASPLHLTASLVSPAPASSPASPASCGLPCAQSLLEELAALEPMFGAGASITPGLGQQPELYQLQSHLPQQCFRKDGSGSDPPF; encoded by the exons ATGTATCGTTCCACAAAAGGAGCTTCGAAAGCTCGAAGGGACCAGATAAACGCAGAGATAAGGAACCTCAGAGACTTGTTGCCCATCTCCGAAGCGGACAAGGCTCGCCTTTCCTATCTACACATCATGTCCCTTGCTTGCATGTACACAAGAAAATCCGTCTTCTTCTATCAAG ATGTAGCTGCAGCTAGTGGTATTGAGGAAAGCGCGAGATTCCTCTCATTTCACGAGCTCTCGGAGTTCGTGCAAGCGATGCCAGGATTTCTGATGTTACTGACTGCGGAGGGAAAGCTCCTTTACCTGTCGGACAGTGTCTCTGAGCACCTCGGACACTCAATG GTAGATTTGGTCGCTCAAGGGGACAGTGTGTTTGACATAATAGACCCTACAGACCACTTTATCATGAGAAGTAACCTGGTGCCTCCTACTTCACCTGACACAG ATCGATTGTTCCGCTGCCGTTTCAACACTTCCAAGTCAGTGCGCAGGCAGAGTGCTGGCAATAAGCTTGTTCTTATTCGGGCTCGCTGTCTGTCACCACCGCCGGACCAAGCCTCTCCAGGAACCTACTGGACTTCCAACCCCGTGTGGGTTTGCTTCTGCGCACCTCTTGAGCCCCACCCACCTCGACCTGGCACTGCCGCAGAACAACCTTTGCCACTGTCCTTGGAGAGCAGTTTCCTCCTTCCATGTTTCCGCTCCCAGCACAGTCGTGACATGAGACTCCAGGAAGCACAGGACAG TGTGAGTGTTTACCTTGGCATGGACGTGGCGACTCTATGCTCTCGCTCCTGGTATAGCCTTCTACATCCACAGGACCTTACACATGCTTCAACTCAGCACTGTAGCCTGT tgagagagggaggagaaggcAGGGCTGAGATGGTGGTTCGTGTGGAGGCTTCAGATCACTCGTGGGTTTGGCTGTATATGGTCTTGCAGCTGGAAACAGGCGAGAATCCTATCAGCAGTAACAATTACATCATCAG TGAGTCCGAGGCCTGGTCTGTGAGGCAGCAGCTAAGCTCTGAAGAGACCCAGCTCTCTGGGGTGTTGAGCACCAGCACCTCCCAACAGGAGACTCTGAGCTTGCAAAGTCCTGAAACGCTCTCTAGCCCAGACCAAGTGTTCACGCCTGGGAGCAGTGGTCTCTCGGCTCAGTCATTTGACTTTAGCACGGCAGTTTGCAGCGCTGGCTCCACAGAAGAGCAAGCTGGCAGCTCTGCCATGGAACCCATGCCACTGGAGAGTGGTCCACGCTCCAGTCTCTCCTCCTTGGAGGAGGAGACCTTCTTCCAGCAACCACCTAGCGAGCCTGTGGACAGGCCTTCAGCCGCTTCTTCCCCTGATACAGTCGCAACTGTGTCAGACTTGGACTTCCTCACCCAGAACATTCTACTGCCCCCTGCTTTCCAGGTAGACCCCCCATTACCTGCACTGCCCCTTCCACTACCACCTGTACCTACCTCCCAGTCCCAGCAGACCAAGGAGTTTGTGTGCACCCCTCCATATACACCACAGCTAGGGAGCAGCAGCTTTCCCTTTGGGGAGCCACTCTTCAGCTTTGATCCCACTGGTGCCACCACGCCACCGCCACTTGTCCCTACCGCAACGGTTACGACGACAGCAGctccctctttgtctccatCTGCTCCATCAAATCCTCAAGGCAGCCCTGCTCCACCTActaccacactctccaccttGCTGCCTCTCACTCTGCCAGCTCCATCCACAGAGATTCTTTTTCCTGTGGAACCTTGCAGTGGTGCATTGTATGAGAAGCTTCCTCCGACTCCAGACAGTCCCGGAGATGGAGACTGCACTGTCATGACTCTGCCTGAGGTTCGGGGTCCACTCTATGTTGATGTCCCCCATGGGCCGCTCCCATATCCACCTGAAGGCCTACTCACACCTGAAGCCTCACCTGGAAAACAGTCCAACCTGTCTTTCTTTACCCtagagcgggagagagaaaaagacagaacagagatCTCCCTTTTAGCCCAGCACATAAGTACGCTAGCCGAAGGGTTCTACCTAGACCCTCTCCTCTCCAAGCTGTTGCCCTCTTCCATTTCTCCCCAATCTCCGTCTCCTTCCTTGGACTCAGAGGGGCTGGAGACAGTCCCACGTCTGGGTGAATTTTACCCAGTTAAATCCTGGAGAGGCCTGGACCTGCCCCTCTTCCCAGACGACGACTCTCTGTTTGAAGAGAGTGTCTTAGAGTCCCTCCTTCAAGACCTCTCCTCACCTTCGCTCTCTCCcaccccttcctctccctccagtGCTCCCTCTTCCCCATTGACTCCTGAGTGCTGGCGCCCAACCCTGCACTTCGACGGGGTTTCTGTCGTGAGTGCCGGCCACTTCTGTAGCGTCCAATCGGCGCGCTGTAACCACGCGGCCGGGTGCGGGGCCACAATGTCGCCGGTAGACGCAGGCGACATGGCGGACGTCAAGTTGGCAGGTGaagttgccatggagacagaggcagTGTCATCGCCAGTGTCCACCGGTATCCCAGCATCCCCGCTGCACCTGACTGCCTCGCTCGTCTCTCCAGCACCTGCCTCCTCGCCCGCCAGCCCCGCATCATGTGGCCTGCCTTGCGCCCAGTCCCTCCTCGAGGAGCTGGCCGCCCTGGAACCCATGTTTGGGGCAGGTGCCTCGATCACCCCTGGCCTGGGGCAACAACCTGAGTTGTATCAACTCCAAAGTCACCTGCCGCAACAGTGCTTCCGCAAAG atGGGAGTGGAAGTGATCCTCCGTTCTAA